Within bacterium HR11, the genomic segment AAGATCCTGAACATCCAGCCCGACGACATCGACATGAATACGGAAGGCACGGCTTCGGCGACCGTCTTCGCCCGTCTGACGGACGCCCGGGGCAACCCCCTGGCGGGTCAGGTCCTCTTCTTTGAGGTCGGGGATGTCCCCAACGTCACCTTCAATGCATTGATCCGTGTTGAACAGACGACGGAGCAACGGAATGAACTTTTCGCCTGTGGGTACCCCGATTGCCCACCGCCACGGGTGCTCGTCACAGTCTCTGTGAATAGCTCAGTGTCGCAGAATACCTCGTCTCAGTCGTGCACTGTCACTCTCCCAGGGAGCTTCTTTGGAGACTTGAGCTTCCGCTACCGGACGACCGACAGTGACGGTCGGGCCCAGACTCAGTTCACGTCCGTTCGGGTAAAGAAGTTCTTTGACCTGGCCCTTGGAGCATGCCTGGCTACTTTTCCGACCGAGAGCGTCCAGACTCAGACGTCCGATACAACAGTCACTGATCCCGTTTTCTGCGGTGTCTTTGGTGTTCCTTGTATCCAACGGACCGTCACGACGACCCGCACGACGACTGCCGTTATTGACACGATTAGTATCACCCCGCTCCAATTCTCCTTCGAGCTCCCGATCCGCGTCCGGTGGAACGACCCGCAGTACAACCTGCAGGTCTTCGACGTCCGGCCCCTGGAGGTCCACATCCCGCAGTTCTGGCACGATTGAATGGCGAATAGCGAACGGCGAGAGGGGCACGGCATGCCGTGCCTTTCCCGAGTCACGATTCGTTGCCCGTCGGGGTCGGGACGCCGGCCGCTCAGAAGGAAGAAGGCGAGGAGGTAAGAAAGGGAGCTTGAACTACGGTTCTCCCCTTTCCCTCCGTCTGTCGTCCTTCTGACCGTCCCTCTGGACGCCCAGGTGGACCGCCCTGTGGCCGAAGGGCCGAAAACCCTATGGCGGATATCGAACGCCTGCACCGACGGTACCTGCTGGACCCCCGGCCGATGAACCTCGTCCGCTGGCTGGAGGCCCTCCTCCAGGCCGACCGGTTCGAGGACGTCGTCCGGGCCGCCGAGGCCGAGACGGCCCGATTCCCGGACTATGCCCCCTTGCGCATCGTCCTGGCCCGAGCTTACATGGGCCTGGGCCGATGGGACCTCGCCCGTCCCCACCTCGAAGAAGTCCTCCGCCGGGACGCGACCCACCTCCGGGCCTGGGAAGCCCTCCTCGAAATTCATGCCGCCCAGGACCGATGGGACGACGTGGCGACGTGTCTGGAAAACCTGGAAATGCTGGGCTGGGAACCGGAAAAACTCCGCCTGTGGAAGGAACGCCTCGCCGAATATCGGCCCCCGCCGCCGGCGATTCATGCGGCGGCCACCCAGGAGATTACCTTGCCGGCCCCCAGCCCTTCGCCCCCGAAGCCCGGCGGCGAGGCCCCGTCCCGTCCCCCCGAGGAAGTCGCCCGTCCCGCGCCCGAACCGCCGCCTCAAGCGCCCGGCCGTCCGGACACGGCGGGCGCCGCCCCGTCCCCGCCCCTGCAGGGCGCCTGGCCGCCGGGTTGGGTCCCGGCAAGCCTCGGACTCCCGACGTGGGCCGACGCCTGGGCCGTCGCTCAGCCAGCCGAATCCTTCTTCCGACGCCAGCGCCCCCGGCCTCGCGGGGTTTCCCCGGAAGACCCGGCCTGGTATAATCTGACCGTCTACTGGAATCACCTCTCGACGAAGGGCGGGGAAGACGGGTAAGGTCGGCTATCCCGCACCCGCATCTCCTGTAGTCCCGCTCCCAGGCAGACGGGGCTGAGATGAAAGGGGCCTATCTGCCGACCTGCCCACCTGCCTATCTGCCCATCTGCCCGACGGGCCTATCAGCCCGATTCCCAAACTCCCGAACGGCCGAATCGCTCTGAACCCCGCTCTGACGAGTGGGGCCGGGATTTTCATTCCGCGTCTTGCATCTTGTCCCCTGCATCTTGCGTCCCGGTCTATGGAAGGCATGATTCAAGACGTGTCGTATGAGGACTTCATCATGCTCGTGGAGGTCCAGCGGCAGACGCCCGCCGCTGGCCTTTTGCCCCCGGAAGACGGCCTGCGGGACCTGCGGGTTCGCGCCCGGATGCGGCCTCATGGAGGGGCGGATTTGGAACCCATCCCTGCATACCCCGTCGAGTGTTACATCGTGACCGAGTACGAACCCCTCATCGGTCAGCCGAAGACCTTCATCATCCTCCGGACCGAGGCCGATAACTACGAGGGTCTCGTTCGGGAAAGCCGCCGTCTCCAGCTCTGGCTCCGGAGTCAGGGCGTCCCGACGCTGTTCCGCATCGACCCCCGGTACGGCCTCGTCTACGGAAGCCATCGGGAACCCGTCGTGCCGACGACGACGCCCGACTTTCCTTACGTCCTGACCGTGCAGGTCGTGACCGACGACCCGGGCCACCCCGAACTGGCCCTCCAGGGCTACGTCGAATCGGCTTTTCGGACCCGATTCGCCGAGCTCTTTGAAAAGTACAACCGGACGAAGCCCCAGACCTTCCGCCTCCTGGGGATCGACCTGGGCCGCCTCTTCCGACGAGGCCCCGAGCCGGCCGCCCGGCCGGCCATCCCCCTGACCTACGACTGGGTCCGCCGCTTCCTCCAAAATTTGGTCGAGCGCCACCATTGGTTCGACCTGGATCTGTCCATGATTTACACGAACGTCACCGAGCGGGACTTCCAGAACGTCCCCGTCGGGGCCGACGCCATCACCCTTTCCCCAGACCGACCCCTCCGGTTCTTCCACTCCATCGACGAACTCACCCGACGGCAGGTCATATAGCAGCGCCGTTCAGCTCCTGGGAATGCGGATGGACTCGGCCTTTCGGACCCTTCGGGGAGGACGACGTTTCAAGCATTGGGCAGTCGGCAGATGGGCAGATAGGCAGGTCGGCAGATGGGGAAGGAGGTCCCGATTCGCCGTTCGCCATTTCCTGGGCAGGTCGGCAGATGGGTAGATGGCTGAGGATCTCACATCCCGCATCTCGTATCCTGTATCTTGGAAACACCGTGCTTCTCGGGCGGTGGGAGAGGCCGATCGGGCGCTACTCCCACGAACCGAACGGCTCTGATGACAGAGCGCTTTGACCCGTGAAAACCCCCTAAGACCATGGACCCATAGACCATGGACCTTGGACTGCAGACCGATTGGAGGCAGTATGGCCCCGTGTGCTATTCGCCGTTCGCCATTCGCTGTTCGCCATTCGCCGTCCGCCATTAGGCAGGATGCAAAGTCCAAGCGAATCGATGTTCGACGCTGGGCGCTGGATGTTTGGTCCTTCTTCCTACCCGCCCCAAAGTACCCGACATCGAACGGCCCACACCGCAATCCGCCATCCGCATCCCTCATACCGCGCTTTGTCTGGGCCTTCTTGGCTCTCACCGCCTTCGCCCTGAGCGGGATCGGCCGGCTGGATATGCGAGATGCGGGATGCGGGATACAGGATGCGAGATACGGGATACGAGATGGGAGATGCGGGATAGAGGCCGGTGTTGGACCCCCGAAGAAGTGGAATGCCCGATACCCGACACCGAATCCCCACTACCCCCATCCGCCATCCGAATCCCTTCTCCAGGCTGTCATCGTGAACCGCCTGGTCCGGCGACCGGCGCCGGCCGCATGTGTCCCAGGCCCATTTGATGACCTGGTCGAGCGATATGCCGTCCTCCACGGCCTCGATGGACGCCTGGTGGCGGCCCTCATGGAGACCGAGTCGGGCTTCGACCCGTGGGCCTTCTCCGAGAAGGGAGCCGTCGGCCTCATGCAACTCCTGCCCTCGACGGCCCTCGATATGGGCGCCACGGACCCCTGGGACCCCGTCCAGAACGTGGCGGCCGGCGTCCGGTACCTGCGGACCTTACTGGAACGGTACGGCGGGGACGTGCAGAAGGCCCTGGCGGCCTACAATACGGGCTTCGACCGGGTCGACCGCCTGGCGTCCGACGCCTGGCCGGCCGAGACGCGCCAGTTCGTCCAGCGGGTCCTCCGGGCCTACGACCGTCTGCATAAGGCGTGCCCCTGATAGCAGAGCCGTTCGGTTCGTGAAAATCCGCATGGATTCGGCTTTTTCGACCCTTCGGGAAGGACGGTTTTCAAGCTTTGGCAGATAGGCAGTTCGGCAGATGGGCAGATGGTCCCAAAAGCCCTGGGGCTGATCCTTGCCCACCCGGCTTCTATCTGCCTATCTGCCGACCTGCCCATCTGCCGGATGCTTGAAAAACCGTGCTTCCCGGGCGTTAGGAAGGGTTGTTCCGACGCCATTCTCACGAACCGAACGGCTCTGTTAGGGTTGGGGGGCCTACCCGGATTCAAAAATTTGAACCCCGGCGGTCCGGATTCAAATTCTTGGACGCCGCCGGACCCGTCCGTTCGGACCTTAATCTAATTCAATCCAATCCTGTGTACTGAATTCTTGGGATTATACGATGTAAAGTATCTAATATTATTGAACCTTAAACTATCCGTGTTGTGGCACGGAGTTTGATAGGACTATTGGGACAGAGGTTGGAGTGTATTCTGACGGTCCTTTTCCAAACCCCAACACCCGATACCCAATACCTTCCATCCCAATGGGGGAGGACGTCGATGCTACGACGCTGGATAGCTGTAGCCAGTGTGCTATGGGTCGCCCTGGGGGCGGGCCTCGTGTGGGGCCAGGCCCGGACGGGCGCCATCTACGGGACGGTCACGGACCCCGACGGGAATCCCCTGCCGGGGGTGACCGTCGAGCTGACGTCCTCGGTGACGGCAAGGCAGACGGCCGTGACGGACGTCGACGGGAGCTACCGGTTCCCGAGCCTGCCGCCGGGGACGGACTACACCCTGCGGTTTACGCTTCAGGGCTTTCAACCGGTCGTGCGGTCCGACATTAACGTCCTGGTCGGCGTGAACACAAAGGTGGACGTGACGCTTCGGCCGGGGGCGGCCGAGGAGGTCGTCGTCCGGGGGGCTGTGCCCGTCGTCGACGTCAAATCGACGAAGATAGCGGCCAACCTGTCGCGGGACGTGCTCCAGGAACTCCCGACGGCCCGGGACCCCTGGGTCATGCTGGAGCTGGCGCCGGGCGTGATGGTCGACCGACAGAATGTCGGCGGCTCCGAGTCCGGCCAGCAGTCGAACTATTTTGCTCGGGGGTCGGGCTTTGGTGACAACCAATGGAATCTGGACGGCGTCAACATCACGGACCCGGCCGCTATTGGGGCCTCGCCGACGTACTATGACTTCGATGCCTTCGAGGAGATGCAGATCACGGCGGGTTCCAACGACGTCGAGGCCCTGACGGGCGGCGTCATCCTGAACTTCGTGACGCGCCGGGCGGGCAACAAGTTCGTCGGCGGCGGTCGCTTCTACTGGACGACTCATGAGCTGGGCTCGGACAATACCAAGTGCATTGAGGAATCGGGCGGTCAGTGCGTCCGCTATGCGACGAAGAGCGGGGACGAGCTTTGGATACCTCGAAGCCGTGGCAACAAGACGTGGGACGTCAAGGACTTCGGCGTCAACGTCGGCGGCCCCATCGTGAAGGACCGTCTGTGGTTCTGGGGCTCTTACGGTGGGAGCCGCATCGACCTCCTGGTCCCGACGAACCCCATCAGCCCCGTGCCCGACTTCCTGAAGGACATCTACGACCCGGAGCAGGTGGCGGCCCACGACAAGACTCAGTTGAACAACGTGGCGGCCAAGCTGAACGCTCAGTTCGGTCGGCATGCCCTGGAAGGGTTCTTCTTCTGGGGCGACAAGACCAAACAGGGCCGTGGCCTGGGTCCGACGCGGCCGCCGGAGACGACCTGGGACCAGTCGGGTCCGACGCCCATCATCAAGCTCCAGGACGAGTTCTTTGCATCGGACAACCTGTTCCTGTCCCTGAAGGGCGCCTTCATCGGCCTGGGCTTCAAGCTGGAACCCAAGGGCGGTCGGCAGACTTTCGCCTGGCAGGATGCGGCCCGCGTCTGGCATGGGACATACCTCTACTACCAGACAGACCGGCCGACGTGGCAATTCACGGGCCAGGCCATCTACTATCGGTCCGAGTTCTTGGGCGGCTCCCATGAGATCAAGATCGGCGCCGAATTCCGGCGGGCGGACGTGACCTCCGAGTCGGGCTTCGGGACGGGCGAGACCTACCTGCAACGGCCGACTCGAGCGAACCCCAATCGGTACTTTGCCATCCTGGGGACGCCTTCGTTCAGTGACTATTGGAAGGACCGGATTTCCGGCTATCTGCAGGACACCTATACGGTCGGTCGGCTCGTCCTGAATCTGGGCGTCCGGGTCGATGCCCAGCGCCAGGGCTTCAACGATACGGCCCGACCGGTGACCCACCCGAAGCTTCAGCAAGACCTGGGCCTGACCGAAGTTCGCATCACCGGTGGTCAGCGGCTGTTCACCTGGACGACGGTCTCGCCCCGGATCGGGGCGACCGTGGACCTCCTGGGGACGGGCAAGACGCTGTTGAAGGGGAGCTTCGCCATCTATCCCAGTGAACAAGATGTCGACGCTGGTTATTACATGAGCAACACGGCCCGAGAGGCTATCTACATATTTACAGATGTGAACGGAAATCACCGGGCGGACCCGGACGAACCCCTAATCGGCCCCCTGGCTTTCTGCAACCAACTACTGGCCTTCCCCTGCGACCAGGAGAACCCTGCCCGGAGCCTGTTTGCCGTCGATCCCAAGGTGAAGTCGCCCAAGACGATGGAGTTCACGGTCGGCTTCGAGCACCAGCTCCTGACGGACCTGGGTATCGGTCTCACGGGTTACTATCGCCGTCTCTGGGACTTCCCGTGGCCGTACCCCTACCTCCCCGTCTTGGAAGAGGGCGACATTTACGGGTGTTGGGAGCCCATCCCGGATGCCGTCGTGCCGCCGGAATTCATGAAATTCGGAGACCCCCGGGCTTACACTTGTGAGGGTGTGCCGAAGGAATTCCTGTACACGAACCGACCGGACTATGAGAATACGTACTGGGGCGTGGAACTGCGGTTCACGAAGCGGATGAGCCAGCGATGGATGCTGATGGGTTCGGTGACGCTCCAAGACTGGAACCGGAAATTTAAGACCTTCCGGGCCAACTACGACCCGACGAACTTCGAGCAGTTGAAGGAATCCGACATGGCGTACCAGACGGCTGGTTCCGGCAAGACGGAGATCTGGCCCAATTCCCGCTGGATGGTCAAACTCGGCGGTGTCGTTCAGCTCCCGTTGGACATCAACCTGGGTGCGACCCTCGTGGCCCGGGAGGGTTACCCCATCCCCATCGTGTACCGGTTTGATACGACGGCTTTCGGCGTGTGCAACGAGTTCGACTGCGGCGATAAGGACGTCCTGACCAACGAGTTCGGCAAGGACCGTCTGCCGACGTTCTGGATGCTGAATGCCCGGCTCGAGAAGATGTTCAAGCTGGCCGACTACGGGCGGCTGTACATCTCCGTCGACGGCTTCAACATCACGAACAACGACACGATTCTGGGCAAGCGGCGCTTCGTGAATCTGGACGGCTTCGGGAAGGTCACCGAGATCGTCGCCCCGCGGGTCTTCCGGGTCGGCGTCCGGTACGAATATTAACCATTTCACGGTCTCAGGTCCCGGGTGCCGGGTCCCGGTGAGTGAATCGCCAGGCCCGGCCCCGGCCTTTGACCGGAACCGAACCAAGTACCTGATTCGTCTCTGCCTAACAGAGCCGTTCGGGCGGTGAGAAGTGCGATGGAGAGCGGAAAGGGCACCTCCACGAAAGCACGATGTTTCAAGCAGTCGGCAGATGGGCAGGTGGGCAGATGGGCAGTCGGCAGGTGGGCAGATAGGCAGATGGGCAGGTGGGCAGGTCGGGCGACGGGCGTCTATCCTCGGGACACCGGCCGTCATGCCGGTGTCATCCCCTCTGAACACCGCCAGGGATGGCGGTGTCATCCTTAACAAGCTTGAAAAATCGAGATCGCCGGGCCATCGTTTTCCCTGAGGGGAGCACCATTTCTCCCAACCGAACGGCTCTGTTACTCCATCACTTCGTCCCTTCATCACTCCGTCACTTCGGAAGAGGCGTCACCGAGGCCCCGCCCCCCATTCCCCATTCCTCATTCCCCATTCCCCATTCCCCCTTTCCGTATCTTGCACCTCGTAGCCTGCATCCTGTATCCTGCCTGTCCCGAGGAGTCGGCCGGGATGGTTCGGCAGATCGAGGCGGAGACGACGATTCGTTTTGAGCGCTATGAGGACTTTCGCCGGTGGGCGGAAGGCCAGCCGGGATACTGGCAACTCGTCCGGGGGGTTCCCATGCCGAGTCCGGCGCCTAACATACGACATCAGCGTATTAGCAAGCGTCTGGGGATTACCTTCATCGAGGTCATAGAGAGTCGAGGTCTTGGCGAGGTCTTTTTTGCCCCGACGGACGTGAAGCTGTCGGAGGACACGGTGTATCAACCGGACCTGGTCGTCGTGCTGAGGGAGCACGGGGACCGGATTCGGGAGACCCACATC encodes:
- the mltD_3 gene encoding Membrane-bound lytic murein transglycosylase D — its product is METESGFDPWAFSEKGAVGLMQLLPSTALDMGATDPWDPVQNVAAGVRYLRTLLERYGGDVQKALAAYNTGFDRVDRLASDAWPAETRQFVQRVLRAYDRLHKACP